ATCCTGTtaagcctctgggaattaccatcaagtattactccagaggatgaatgaggatgatgtatgagtgtaggtgaagtgtagtcttgcacaatctcaggtcgaccatttctgaggtgtgtggttaattgaaacccaaccaccaaagaacagcggtatccatgatctagtattcaaaaccacataaaagtaactgcctttactagaacttgaatgctggaactcttgacttccaaatcagctgatttgcgaagatgtgttcaccactagatcgaCTTGGTGGGTTGCGTTCTAATCCAAGAAAATTTGCCAGCAATAACATCAGCGGATGTCAGGATGAAAAATAGCAGCACTACTCACTTAAGTAGCTGCAAAAGGATCAATAGATTAATGActatttaaaaacagttactatacaaatttgtttaatgaattaaaaaattgttttacttaattttcactGCTGACTGTCATAGATAGAAAAgataaaattccattaaattatcACCAATTTTTGTCCTCAAGGTCTGTTTCTGCAAATGAACCCAACTCAGAATATCTTACATAAttcatttgtatgtatttttaaacaaacaaaatctcaataaaaattatacatactacaaaataaaatttaattaaccaataaGAAATGTACACATAATtgtatcttatttatataaatcttgaagttaatatagaagaaacaaattaggttttaatttataaattagaatagaatattttacaaatcaatcctattataatacaattaaaacataacttttgttttaacacatactttcaaattaatattatatttaatattaatattatatttaaatacatttttatggttCTCTAACGCTATCAATATAATCACATTTCCTCTTTAATAAATTCTGAAACTGAATTCTGGATGCATCTAATTCTGCCTGAATGTTAGCACTTTGTACAGCAAGTTCAATTGCTTTTTGAAACCAAGCCTGGCCTTGGCGTAAATTTTGTGGTACAAGGACACCAAACCATTTAATAGGGTCTTGTACGGCAGATTTTGATTCTGATGATTGTAATAATAAAGGTTGTGATTCTTCTTCATCCAATTCTATAAATTCTTCATACTCTTTAGTTGATCTTTGCTTAATGCTAGTTTTTGGTGATCTCTGTTTTTCTTGAGGAGAAATACGTTTTAACTGatatgataaattgtttaaattactaATCTCATCCTTTGATGAGATTACGGTAGTTAAAGCTTGCACCTCAGAGCCATCTTCTGTCGGTAACTGTAATGATGACACATTTCTATTACCCATTATATACCTAGCTTTTGCTAAATCCAGACTACCATTTTTTACCGCTTtctctatatttaatttacactGAATCAAATCATTCATTAGCTGTAATATTCTTATAGATAATGTGTCCAGCTCATGacaaatatcttttaaatcaatattattactaCTGCCATCTGCCATTTCTGCAACAAGAAGTAAAACAGTTACTCACTAAAATTGCAACTGAATTATCAAAcattaaagtaacaatttttaaaaaaatttagcaataaaGCATATGTCTTTctgatcaaataataaattaacgtaacaaaaatctcaaacattttataatacatacatataactctcaataaaaattattggccaactacttcatttttttggcaaattTAAGTAAAGTGATAGACCTTAACGAAAGTCTAATATACAACATTCTTGAAAACTcagtttataataatctttttataatggACAAACATAATTTGTCAATTATTATAAGCAGTTAGTATTAGctttaacacaaataaaataatgatttcttattTGCAAATGAAGAagttgaattatgtttttattaaaaaacagtgaAAGGGATATAAGAGAaaacttaataaagaaataagcCACTATTCGACCTTTAATAAAACTCTGGATTAACCCTTTAATTACCTGGATTTATTTTCCTGGATTGATTACCAGGAAAAAATATAAGATAGATGACAATAACAATAACTGGGTAACTCTTCGGAAGATgttgggtcaatccatttgaagagACTCAAGGGTGGtccttgaccaattaaaaaaaaattgaacttgcccATTTGTTTCCTatatgtctcaggaccttaaaaatattttttttttaatttatgcagttTACCTgaggcggccatttttgttacggtgtgcTCACCAATTTTTGTGATtgtgggtcaatccatttgaactgtcccaaaaaaacataagctggttgcttgaccacttcaaaaaaaactgaaactgacccacttgtttcctacatgtttcagcaccttaaaactatttttaaaaattttttatttaagcagcttacctgtggcggccatttttgttacggtgtgcacacctatttttgagattgtaagggtttatggaaataatcataattaaaaaattattggtcctggaaggatgaaacaaaaagcaatttaatcatattttttcaaggtaaaagattggtccagcggtttatttacctatctctcttctttctatgagaaaattatcaataaatttaaacatgaaaaactgtgaaatttcacttttgttaattttttcgaGAGCCAGgtatggcatacacagtttgaatttattttttcatatgtcggtatatgttattaattttaccataaataatattaatggtgatatattttcccctaaagttttatgaatttttgaaaactaatttaaaaaaaaatcaaattttggcttcaaacaaCTCTGaaggggctggtgataaaaatctcataTTTGCACAACTtaagtgtttttgtagatgtttatggtaaataaaaattttcttgtgtattgtactaataaaagttataacctctcaaaaataatgaaaaacattaaaagcgataccattttgactcgctaaataagtgcttcaagggggtttcttgtcttcttggcattttaatatttttatacttattactgtagttgaaACAGACAGTTTACTTCCCCAACCTTGGACCAGATCTAAAATAGAGATCAATGTATCTGAGTGTTTGGTTAGACTtacaagaaaattagttaatgAGCAAGGCATTCTATCGAAGTTAGATAAAAGACATAAAACAGGAAttagtaatgacacaattaaaaaagttgtgttatttCATTAAGATGACAATAGTAGCAGGCTGTCTTCTGGTAAAAAGGATTGTGTTAACATGCGTGTTGGTGGTGTCAAAGTGCATAAGCAAAAGTAGCTTGTtctgataaacttaaatgaattgtatgtctcctttaaaagtgaaaaccctgaggaaaaaattgaaagatcAAAGTTCTGTGAACTCCGTCCAAAATGGTTTATCTTAGCTGGTGCATTCGGAACTCATATAGTTTGTGTCTGCCCCCTCCACCAGAACATCAAACTCATGATTGATGGTCCCAaacttaatgttgattataaggaCTTAGTAGATATCTTTGTTTGTGACAAGGATAACTAGTAAAGCTGAATGTATACACCAAATGTCCAGGTAAGTAGGCAGTGTTTAACATGCTCAACTTTTCCGAAGAGTATAATGTTTTGCAAGATACAATAATGTACAAACAGTGGGTAACAACTGAGAGGGGATAGATGATTACTGTTCTTCAAACAAAACATGAGTTTTCTGAATCATTAGTGGAAAAATTGCAAAAGCTGAAAACTCAACATTTTGTATCAAAATCTCAAgctcagtttttcaagaaaaaaatcagaattaggtgaagaagaatgtttggtgttggcagactttgcaaaaaacttttcatttcttgttcaagATGAGATACAAAGCTCCCAATGGGTCAACAGCCAAGCCACAGTTCACCCTTTTTTATGTTCTATTTCAaggaaaattatgtattacaaaacaaaagtgtCTATATTTTAAGTGATCACTTGAAGCACAATACAGCAACATTAAAACTCATCAATTTTACTGATGGTGCTACAAGTCACCATCTGAATTTTGCTAATTTGTGTAGTCACAAAAAAGACATAGACCTTGAAGCCGAATGTCACTTCTTTGGATCATCTCATGGGAAAATCGCCTGTGATGATATGGGAGGAACAGCAAAACAAGAGGTAGCAAAGGCAAGCCTCCAAAAAGGTAAGCCTGCGAAGGTCATTAAACAGCCAGATACTAAACattgatgaaatgtattcattttgtaatcacaagttgaaaaacatagttttttttattaaatcagatgagatagctaagatttcagaatctctaaaaaaatgtttttactattatgAAAGAGTTCTTGGTATTAGAAGCTACCAAAAGTATGTTCCTGTGTCAGAAGCCATTGTACCACTTTCAGTTACGGAAAAAGACTCTACTGCTTGTGTGTATGACAATCGGGGGTTGATAGGAGAAGTGGTGGATATTAGCCTCAAAAATGACaatgtgcaggttcatttttttcACCCGGCTGGACCACGTACATCATTTCAAAAACCTCAACAAAGTGTGGGTACCaatctgcaaagtcctgagaaagttgacatcactAGAACTAACCTCAGTGACAGGTCATtttcacacaatttcaagagaattatttgAAGATATCGCAACTGTttgttaaccacactaaataataaattttcattgctacaaaaacaggctatttcattaaataattaaaattttgctacaatttattttttctttgattgtgtttacaaaaataaaaatgaatccttGAAAATGATGTAGGCTACTTTACTGAAATCtaagtttgggtaagttttacgagcatttttgaatcaaaattgtattaggttactggtattggttaagttatcattaaattacatcctaacattaataattaaaaaaaaactattttaaaaatattgaaatgtcaacttcaacaacatgggggctaaatataaaaaatgtcaagtgcaaagaagacaagaaaccccttGGAGCACTTAGTTAGCGTGTCAAAATGGTATCTCTTTTAACATGttattcatgatttttgagaggttataactttattagtacaatacacaggaaacgtttttatttaccattagcatctagttgtgcaaatttgaaatttttatcaccagccccatcaagagttatttgaagccaaaatttgatttttttttaattagttttcaagaattcataaaacttttggggtaagtatatcatcattaatattatttatggtaaaactacttacatatacctacatataaaaaaataatgaaaagtgaaatttcacgatttttcatgttcaactttattgataattttctcataaaaagaaaaaagttaggtaaataaaccagtggaccaatcttttaccttgagaaaatatgattaagttGGTTTTTGCTTCAtacttccaggaccaatagttttttagttatgattttttccataagcccttacaatcacaaaaacagGTGTGCACACTTTAACAAAAATGgtcgccacaggtaaactgcttaaataaaaaataattttaaggtgcTGAAACATGTCGGAAACTAGTgggtaagtttctttttttttgaattggtcaagcaagcAGCTTATGTTTTTTGGGACACTTAAATGGATTGACTCTGCTGCTAATTAGCTCTGAAAGGTCCTGTTAAAATAGTAACAGTATtgaaagaaatttagtttttaataatttcactatGTTATCACACTTGTCATTCTGTTTGAATGTCAAGAAAAGCTAGAAGACAGTCCAGTGTTCTGTacgaacccactgggttggtctagtggtgaactcatcatcgcaaattagctgatttcaaagtcaagagttctaaggttcaaatcctagtaaaaggtgGTCTCCCTTTTAATAtgaatacttttacttttatatggatttgattactagatcatggatactggcgttctttggtggttggatttcaattaaccacacatctcaggaatggtcgacctgagactgtacaaggctatgcacttcatttacattcataccatcctcattcatctt
This DNA window, taken from Lycorma delicatula isolate Av1 chromosome 7, ASM4794821v1, whole genome shotgun sequence, encodes the following:
- the LOC142327974 gene encoding vacuolar ATPase assembly protein VMA22 yields the protein MADGSSNNIDLKDICHELDTLSIRILQLMNDLIQCKLNIEKAVKNGSLDLAKARYIMGNRNVSSLQLPTEDGSEVQALTTVISSKDEISNLNNLSYQLKRISPQEKQRSPKTSIKQRSTKEYEEFIELDEEESQPLLLQSSESKSAVQDPIKWFGVLVPQNLRQGQAWFQKAIELAVQSANIQAELDASRIQFQNLLKRKCDYIDSVREP